A window of the Miscanthus floridulus cultivar M001 chromosome 14, ASM1932011v1, whole genome shotgun sequence genome harbors these coding sequences:
- the LOC136503454 gene encoding uncharacterized protein has translation MGYNKNAALKATQGHEDKSSSQEKKKKVNDDSSSEEEESDEEVAFVIRNLRKFMKKKSNHKTYGDGKKRYKKGFCYGYGETGHFIADCPKEKKKNKYNRDVDKKNKGKKRGEDHLGEESESNDSDSSDDEKKKGAINITIHHSSSPTMIFPDSASPPKLFPDLVSSPRLFSNLIDNDYYTPTCLMAKGEKVHVSPTSCSDEYSSCDENMEAIEESMIRKFGKKAYTKIKMLMKKLEKRDRCLELHGEIITQERQKPCT, from the coding sequence atgggatacaacaagaatGCAGCCCTAAAGGCAACTCAAGGTCATGAAGACAAAAGTTcaagtcaagagaagaagaagaaagtgaatgatgactcctcaagtgaagaagaagagtctGATGAAGAGGTTGCATTTGTAATTAGAAACCTTAGaaaatttatgaagaagaagagcaaccacAAGACTTATGGTGATGGAAAGAAGAGGTACAAGAAGGGGTTTTGCTATGGGTATGGTGAgaccggtcacttcatagctgATTGTcctaaagagaagaagaagaataagtaCAATAGGGATgtagacaagaagaacaaaggcaagaagagaggtgaagatCATCTTGGTGAAGAATCcgagtcaaatgatagtgactcaagtgatgatgagaagaagaaaggagccaTCAACATCACCATCCATCACTCTTCATCACCAACCATGATCTTTCCTGACTcggcttcaccaccaaaactcttccctgaCCTAGTTTCATCACCAAGGCTCTTCTCCAAtctcatcgacaatgactactacactccaacttgcctcatggctaagggggagaaggtacatgtctCGCCCACTTCTTGTAGTGATGAGTATagtagttgtgatgagaacatggAAGCAATTGAAGAAAGCATGATAagaaaatttggtaaaaaggcctacactaaaataaaaatgctaatgaagaaattagagaagagggatagatgcttggaGTTGCATGGAGaaataatcactcaagagagacaaaaaccttgcacttga